The nucleotide sequence actatagcacacaaaaatgtaAGAATCGTCGTGAATTCTTGTTtgttggccctaaaacgccataAACGAGCCCAAAAGTTACTTGACTAAGATGGGTTGGGTTAGGATAAGCTAAAATTTGGGTCATTGCCCAACCCGCTCAACTCTTATCTAGCTTTACTTAATATGtgttattttcttatgaattgtataattactaaatatgacttttttttcatttgttatagtcatatataacatatcaaacaatataaataattatttctaaGATATTTTGGCAAAGTTGCTCATGGATCGATTTGGGCTAAAAATTAGCCCAACTTTAAATGGATTGAGATAGGTTAGGTCAAGATGAACTGAGTTTAATGAATGGACGGATCAATAATCAGCCCAACCTTGGATGGGTTGGGCGGGCCATTTGggcttgggccaaatttgacAGCCCTAATCAAAGTTCACTTAGTTTAAATCACGAGGGCAGAAAAGTGACAAACCTTTTGGGACACAGGGTTTAGTATGTTGAGTACAAAACTAGTAATTCATGTATATGTTATTGTACTCTCTAAATCTCATTACTTTTTGGACTTTAATGTTATCAAAATAAGAAATTAGACTAATAATCGATCAAAGCTCTAGTTTAgacaggggcggagctagagtgtCGGAAATGGGTTCGatcgaacccagtagctttggttCGAATACctgtatttgttttaaaatccattgaatatgtataaattattaatttagaacccaataacttaatAGGATTAGAATCCAAATTCATAAGCTTGAAATTCTGGCTCCTCCTCGAGCTTCTTTTTTGGTACTTTTTCTTCATCGACTTGTTGGAACTTTAACTGCTGCCAAGTCTTAGCGATGTAAGAATATATGATTAGAGCAGTGAAACAACAAAATTTTAGACATTTATGTTTAAATAGTAACAAACTTGCCACTCTTATTCATGTTGTTTTTAGAGCACTCCATGAGTATTCTTAAATGTAAACTTGAACTTGTGTTTATTAGTCCTATGACTAATGCAATCATGTTGAAGTTCTACTTTTGTTCTTTTATGTATACAACGAGTGCAGAGTTGGTGGAGCTGCCTACTTATTTCATCTATTATCTCTCAATATAAATTCCCTAGGATTTGATAATGATTAAATTTGGTTACTCAGATAAGATGAATGACCTTTTAAATGATTCGGAATGAGAAAGGGGTCATGATGTCTTTGAGCTTATGTAACTGCTTCCGCTTTTAAGTGTTGAACATCCAAAGAGTTTCAACTGAGAAACTTAACCAGTTTTTCAATATGATTGCTATATATCTATCTTTATGAACGAGTCAAGCGACTAATATCATAAACAACCTTTTTACAGCTGCTGCTACTACTATCTATCATGATACCATTAAGGAGAAAATCACATCTGCTCTTAAGAATGCCTACATATCTGACTACTACGGATGCTGGTTGGTTCAATTTTGGGCACCTGTGACTACTAAAGATCAGATTTTTCTAACAACTTGTGACCTACCTTTTGGTCTTACGAAACTCCATGAAGGACTTTGTTATTATAGGTCAGTGTCTGAAATTTAGAATTCCTATTGTAACTGAGAATGAGAATCAACTTGGCCCTACCGGACGCGTGTTCAAACATGGTTTGCCTGAAATGAGTCCGAATATTTCGCGCTATTCTGCTGCTGATTTTCCTCAGCATAGCTCGGCTTTTACTGCTGTTTAGGGAACTATTTGGCTGTACCGGTTTTTGAGCCGCTTAGTAATGAATGCGCTGGAGTACTTGAGATCATAGGGGATAAGAAGGGAAGCTTCTCTCAAGACCTCGTTCAAATGGTCTATGAAATGCTTAAGGTATGGctttcctctctcttttctcttctaGCTTGTTTGAGTTAGAATTACTGTAGAGAAAGGAAAGGTTGTACTTCTAGAGAAAGGAACTTTGCTTGATTTTAGTGTGGTAAATTTTGTTAGAGAGGAAATacatttattaatttaattaggtcTGTAACACCTCCTGTGCATGACTGAATATGCAGATACCTTTCCTTTTCCTTGTTGTTTTTTATAGCAGTGGTGTCCGTGCTAGTTTATACGCACCTCAACTATACCAATTTGTATCAGTTTTCATTTGTCTTGAGGTGATTTAACATTTTTTCATGATTTCTAGCTGTGGGAAACATGTGATTGAAACCTGATCCATCAATCAGGCCTGTAACTTCCCTCTAAATAAGAAGCAGAAGAGAAAATCTGTAAGATGGTATAAGACAAAGTTAAAAGCAGTTTGGTGTTTCTTTCAGATGATCGATTGACATTCATCCTTTAGCACAACTGTTAGTTTTTCCTCATTCTACCGTAGGAAGTGGAAATGAGAATCTAACCTCTAAGGACggagagaaaagaaaattaaaaagaacTTCTGTTCTGTTTTCCCTTTCTTCGGTCTTTAGAGCTTTGTTTGGCATATATTCGTTAAATCCTtataacctctttcaatttctCTGAGCATTGCATCTTGTTCTTAACAGAAGGTGGAGTTGAGATCATCAAACATGTACGGCCACCCTGATAAGAAGGTATTTTAGAGATGCTATATACCTGAATACCCAAAGCTAGGAAAAAAACATCTTAGACTAAATGTATCTCTTTGATAAGAAATAAACTAAAGCTCCTGTATCAACTGTCTGTTTTTAGCAGGGCCTTAGAGGGCTAGAACGCGCCCAAAAAGAGCTCGGGGATCAGTTGAATTTTTTATGCAGAACACATCAATTACCTCTAGCTCAGACATGGCTACCTATCCTTGACGGAAGCAGCATTCAAAGATTCATGACTACAAAGGAACAGTTCTGCATATGCACATCAGCAGGCTACGAGTTCAGAGCTGCTTGTGATATGTTTCACTTAGGGAAGAGTCAGGGggttgttagtaaggcctttttAACCCGTAGTTCATGCTTCTGCAGTGACATCACACAGTTAAGCATGACTGAGTACCCCTTAGCACATGTGGCACACAGAGTTGGATTGCATAGTTCTTTTGCTATATGTTTGCAGAGTTCCTATACCGGGGAGTATGTACACATATTGGAGTTCTTTTTACCCCAAGATAACAAATCAGATTGTAGGAGTCCACAAACCATGTTGAATATGCTATTGACCTCGAAGAAGCAACAATTTCAAAGTTTCAAGCTTGCTTCTGGACAAAAATTGGGAGAGAAATTATCGGTTGAAGTTATACCTGTTCCTTCAGATGATGGACTCGAGTCTTTTGAGATATGCCATAGTGGGAAACCTATATCTGATATTGAAGCAGTAGCACGTCCTGAAAAAATATTGTGGTTGAACAGATTACTGGAAAGGGGAAATACAGTAAATATCGGTCCTGAAAATATTGATCTAACAACATCATCAAGAACTGCTAACACCACAACAAAACTAGCTAATACGAGGGTCCAAACTAATAGAGCTAAGTTAGATGAATATGTGGAGCAACTATCGAAGCAGCAATGGAAGAGCCCGACACACCTGGGGCTAAACAAAGAGAGAGTGAAACACCACAGGAAGTCGCGTCTCATTCCCTGATAGGACAAATGAGATCGCTCCCGGTTTCGGATGAGTGGACAACCCAGGACTTCGCCCGAAGTTTAAACGAAGCACGCCCGACGACTCCAGGTCTTTTCAAATGATGCTTAGTCAGATACCCAGTCGAGACCTGGCCGTATGCCCGTACCCGGCACCGGCCACGAATCAAGGCCATGGACAACCGTCCGGGAGCCTCTACGGGCCCGGTATACCCAATCGGGCTCCCAACAAAGAAACTAATGCCAAACAGATGGAGGTACCATCCTTATGCCACAAATGGGAGGAACGCTGCAAGATGCAACTTACCTCGCAACGATAGGGGAATATTTTGAGGGCAACATCTTCGAGGAACCTTCGGTGGAACCGGATCTGATGAGGCATAGCCAGCAGAGGAGCCCCTCCCAGCAGAGTATGGTTTCAACATTGCTATACCAAATATCAtgatcaccataagcgaaacCAGGGACGCTGAGCGAGTCAGGCCTATTCGACCAAGACCCTTTCAAAAGAACCACAACCTGATGCAGGAACCGCAGGGCGCGCGCGGCCACGAGGTAAAAAATGACCCCATCTCGGAAAGATGACAGTTGTGttactcaataaaaatcaccaTCGAGTACCATCGGGCGGTCAGGCTCGAGTCCAGCCCATGGAAGCAAGGCAACCGGGAAGGATGAAGTAAACAAGCCACGACATATTACCACAACAGTGAAGGAGCGGCGACACCCTCCGAGGACTCATAACATAGAAAGTGAAAATGTTCACCATCAGGGAAAAACAGGCCCAGGGAAATATTTCGGAGGACACCCTTACAACCAGGGAAAAGGGCACCGAGGCTCCGCCCCGGCATCACACTGACTCACTGGTAACCCTCTCCCTCATTTGATTTATCTTAAATATAACATTTGTTCGTGAATTCAGGTGCTTCCTCCGTGGGGCGGTCTGAACTAACAGACCCAATCACCCTCGCATCCTGAATCCCTAGCGAATTCCAAATGACAAATCGCCACAAAGACCATTCTCTTGATATAGCCCATCTGAGCTCGGGCCGGGACGTCGAGCTCTATACCATCGGAGGAGGCTCAAAGCACGAACGTCTTATTCAGACAACTGCCGGCACACCAATCGGAGACAGAGTCGGCCCCATTTTGCCAAAAGCATGAAACCCCTCGCAAAGGGCAGGACTAAAATAAGTCGACAGAAAGCAATACACGACAAAAGGAAATTCTTCACCATCTGGCCCGTCGCCGGCATCAATGCCCCCACCCTCGAAAGGATCGAAGGGTAAGAAAACCACATCTTCGGCCAAGCCTGATAAGATACGGCGGGCGGCTGTATCAGGACTCACGCCCCTAAAGAGTAGGAACATACCAAATCTCAAAATGTCGCCTACATATCCCGCAGTGAGGAAGAATTGTTTTACTCTCGTGTTATTTTTTTTCACTAACCTGTATGAAGACAATTGGCTAGGATATTCAAAAGTTCTAACTCTACCCGGAGATCCCTAGGCTCTAAAAAAGGGCCCGCCACGCTCTTTCCCCTCAGTCGGGCTTCCGCCCCAAAGAGGGCCTTGTCAGCAAAATTATTAGCAGAGAAACGTACCCCCCAGAGGAGGATCCGATAAGGTCGCAAGCCTTCTTCTACAATCCAACGACAATCGATGATCTTCTTCTAAGGGCACCGTCCCCTCGGGAGGACTGGGAAGCGGCAGACTAAACCCAAATCGGGTATTATGTACCGGATCGAATGGACCGAGAAGCCACGCCCGCGCGGGCCGAGCTCACGACAATGAAACAATATATGTCTGCACCAAGCAATAAAAGGATATCTTTTCAGCACCTTATTCT is from Nicotiana tabacum cultivar K326 chromosome 18, ASM71507v2, whole genome shotgun sequence and encodes:
- the LOC107827927 gene encoding protein NLP7-like, which produces MVYEMLKKVELRSSNMYGHPDKKGLRGLERAQKELGDQLNFLCRTHQLPLAQTWLPILDGSSIQRFMTTKEQFCICTSAGYEFRAACDMFHLGKSQGVVSKAFLTRSSCFCSDITQLSMTEYPLAHVAHRVGLHSSFAICLQSSYTGEYVHILEFFLPQDNKSDCRSPQTMLNMLLTSKKQQFQSFKLASGQKLGEKLSVEVIPVPSDDGLESFEICHSGKPISDIEAVARPEKILWLNRLLERGNTVNIGPENIDLTTSSRTANTTTKLANTRVQTNRAKLDEYVEQLSKQQWKSPTHLGLNKERVKHHRKSRLIP